The following are encoded in a window of Paenibacillus polymyxa genomic DNA:
- a CDS encoding polyprenyl synthetase family protein — MKTAVKGLNRPSFKEYLTGTADAVSSALTEQFPTDWNIPDVLRESMNYSLTAGGKRLRPLLVIAAAEAFGGSREAALPVACAVEMVHTYSLIHDDLPAMDDDDYRRGKLTNHKVYGEAVAVLAGDALLTHAFYSIVQAGRRHGVSSDSLLSIVEDLSEMSGARGMVGGQVADMSGEQGMTGIEELEYIHLHKTADLIIFSLLAGGRIGGADKNQLEALRRFGRDLGLAFQIQDDILDLIGDESKMGKKTQSDVEQEKVTYPYFIGMDASLRQVEELTASAKKVITESGIPDSSRLLEIADYLMKRDH, encoded by the coding sequence ATGAAAACGGCGGTGAAGGGCTTGAATAGACCGTCGTTCAAGGAATATTTGACCGGGACGGCGGATGCGGTTTCGTCTGCACTGACCGAGCAGTTCCCGACCGATTGGAACATTCCCGATGTTCTTCGAGAATCTATGAATTATTCACTCACCGCAGGCGGAAAACGGCTGCGGCCTCTGCTTGTGATCGCTGCTGCTGAAGCATTCGGTGGAAGCAGGGAAGCTGCGTTGCCAGTGGCATGTGCGGTAGAAATGGTACATACGTACTCTCTCATTCATGACGACTTGCCAGCCATGGATGATGATGATTATCGGCGAGGTAAGCTGACGAATCATAAGGTATACGGCGAGGCGGTTGCCGTCCTTGCGGGTGATGCTTTGTTGACCCATGCCTTTTACAGCATTGTGCAAGCAGGACGACGTCACGGTGTTTCATCCGATTCGCTGTTGTCCATTGTTGAGGATTTGTCCGAAATGAGTGGCGCACGGGGCATGGTAGGCGGACAGGTCGCCGATATGTCAGGCGAGCAAGGAATGACGGGGATCGAGGAACTGGAATATATCCATCTTCATAAAACTGCTGATTTGATTATTTTCTCGCTCTTGGCAGGTGGACGGATTGGTGGGGCGGACAAGAATCAATTAGAGGCGCTTCGCCGCTTTGGACGAGACTTGGGGCTGGCTTTTCAGATACAGGACGATATACTGGACCTCATAGGCGATGAGAGCAAAATGGGTAAGAAAACGCAAAGTGATGTTGAGCAGGAGAAGGTTACCTATCCGTATTTCATTGGTATGGACGCATCTTTGCGGCAGGTGGAGGAACTCACCGCATCTGCTAAAAAAGTGATAACAGAGAGCGGTATTCCCGATTCTTCTCGTTTGCTGGAGATAGCGGATTACCTGATGAAGCGTGATCATTAG
- the xseB gene encoding exodeoxyribonuclease VII small subunit translates to MANETELNFEAAMAALEEIVGQLEHGDVPLEQAIDLFQRGMKLSQLCSQKLEQVERKIEMIVEEDGDLRKKPFGGGLDENGGEGLE, encoded by the coding sequence GTGGCGAATGAAACGGAATTGAATTTTGAAGCGGCTATGGCCGCTCTTGAAGAAATTGTCGGACAACTGGAGCATGGAGACGTTCCTCTGGAGCAAGCCATTGATTTGTTCCAGCGGGGGATGAAGCTGTCTCAGCTTTGCAGTCAAAAGCTGGAGCAGGTTGAACGTAAAATTGAAATGATCGTGGAAGAGGATGGAGATTTGCGCAAGAAGCCTTTTGGCGGCGGATTAGATGAAAACGGCGGTGAAGGGCTTGAATAG